One stretch of Arachis duranensis cultivar V14167 chromosome 1, aradu.V14167.gnm2.J7QH, whole genome shotgun sequence DNA includes these proteins:
- the LOC107495745 gene encoding eukaryotic translation initiation factor 3 subunit K has product MGREAPKQQQQPPVAYTVEQLVAVNRYNPDILADLENYVNEQVSSQTYSLDANLCLLRLYQFEPDKMSSQIVARILVKALMAMPAPDFSLCLFLIPERVQMEEQFKTLIVLSHYLETGRFRQFWDEAAKNRHIVDAVPGFEQAVQGYAIHVLSLTYQKVPRTVLAEAINIEGLSLDKFLEHQVANYGWVIEKSQGKGQLIVLPKNEFNDPVLKKNSSDSVPLEHITRIFPILS; this is encoded by the exons atgggaaGAGAAGCACcaaagcagcagcagcagccgCCGGTTGCATACACAGTAGAGCAGCTTGTTGCCGTAAATCGATATAATCCCGATATTCTTGCCGATCTCGAAAACTATGTCAACGAACAG GTCTCGTCGCAAACCTACAGCCTCGACGCAAATCTCTGCCTTCTTCGCCTCTACCAG TTTGAACCGGATAAGATGAGTTCTCAGATTGTAGCCCGCATTTTGGTTAAG GCCCTTATGGCAATGCCAGCTCCAGATTTCAGCCTGTGTCTCTTTTTGATTCCTGAGCGGGTG CAAATGGAGGAGCAGTTTAAGACACTGATTGTTCTGTCACACTATTTGGAG ACAGGAAGGTTTCGTCAGTTCTGGGATGAAGCAGCAAAAAATCGTCATATAGTTGATGCCGTTCCAG GATTTGAGCAGGCAGTCCAAGGCTATGCTATTCATGTCCTTTCCTTGACTTACCAAAAGGTTCCTAGAACTGTGCTTGCTGAG GCAATCAACATAGAAGGTTTATCCTTGGACAAATTCCTCGAGCACCAAGTAGCCAACTATGGTTGGGTCATAGAGAAGAGCCAAGGCAAGGGTCAGCTCATTGTCCTTcccaaaaatgaatttaatgacccagttttgaagaaaaattcCTCAGATAGTGTACCATTGGAGCATATTACTCGCATCTTTCCCATTCTTAGTTGA
- the LOC107495755 gene encoding phosphoinositide phosphatase SAC3: protein MASSENEPSPHSPPPPPPPASEEVSLPSHVCMQKFRLYETRSNFYMIGRDKSRTYWRVLKIDRLDPCELNLREDSTTYTESECSDLLRRIHEGNKATGGLKFVTTCYGIVGFIKFLGPYYMLLITKRRQIGAICGHTVYAVSKTEMIPLPNSLVRPDIINSKHENRYKKLLCTVDLTKDFFFSYSYHIMRSLQRNMCDNETGHVLYETMFVWNEFLTRGIRNHLQNTLWTVALVYGYFKQDTLTISGQDFILTLIARRSRHYAGTRYLRRGVNENGRVANDVETEQIVFEDVPEGLPIQISSVVQNRGSIPLFWSQETSRLNIKPDIILSKKDQNYQATRLHFENLMKRYGNPIIILNLIKTHEKKPRESILRSEFANAIDFINKDLSEEDRLRFLHWDLHKHFQSKATNVLMLLGKVASYALTLTGFFYCQVPPTLRSEDYLKWPCTDNVDKESLSPAGHVGDENEDANNLERKSSGRDNDADGNNSIKPPMLQRGVLRTNCIDCLDRTNVAQYAYGLAALGRQLHALGVIEHPRIDINDPVADDLMGFYERMGDTLAHQYGGSAAHNKIFSERRGQWRAAIQSQEFFRTLQRYYSNAYMDAEKQDAINVFLGDLEPHGKPALWELGADQHFDAGRYRDDDARSIMKRSFSDGNILRDTSTPMSAPDAKDEQFSNASMPDRSGEASKPFCESSPDISTTESDMSFSRYTPSMPRRQLFGDMQRERFHDSDHIYYSDHGDSFSCSNFVDLDWLSSSGNSCEDELYDRSSITNSPVTGLSSENITNGMVEAAPSTSDLASSSLKGRERAESELSCGNAQNDAKSNVPDEFPDTFVEWVTYGQTLCH from the exons ATGGCGTCTTCAGAGAATGAGCCTTCTCCTcactctcctcctcctcctcctcctcctgcCTCTGAAGAAGTTAGTCTTCCTTCGCACGTTTGTATGCAGAAATTCAGGCTCTACGAGACTCGATCG AACTTTTATATGATAGGAAGGGACAAGAGCAGGACATATTGGAGAGTGTTAAAGATTGATCGCCTAGATCCTTGTGAGCTAAACTTGCGTGAAGATTCAACCACATACACAGAAAGTGAATGTTCTGATCTGTTGCGCCGGATACATGAGGGTAACAAGGCCACGGGTGGCCTGAAATTTGTTACAACTTGTTATGGAATTGTTG GGTTCATCAAATTTCTGGGACCTTACTACATGCTGCTTATAACAAAAAGAAGGCAAATTGGTGCAATCTGTGGTCACACAGTATATGCTGTCTCAAAGACTGAGATGATTCCGCTGCCTAATTCTTTGGTTCGGCCTGATATCATCAATTCTAAACACGAAAACAG ATACAAGAAGCTGCTGTGCACAGTCGACCTTACAAAGGATTTCTTTTTCAGCTACTCATATCACATTATGCGTAGTCTTCAAAGAAACATGTGTGATAATGAGACAGGCCATGTCCTTTATGAGACCATGTTTGTGTGGAATGAATTCTTGACACGAGGAATTAGGAATCACCTCCAGAATACTCTTTGGACAGTTGCTCTAGTTTATGGCTATTTTAAACAG GACACACTAACGATATCTGGGCAGGATTTCATACTCACGCTCATTGCAAGGCGATCACGTCATTATGCTGGAACTAG ATATTTAAGGCGAGGTGTGAATGAGAATGGTAGAGTTGCTAATGATGTTGAGACAGAACAAATCGTATTTGAAGATGTTCCAGAAGGTCTACCCATCCAAATAAGTTCTGTTGTTCAGAACCGTGGTTCGATCCCTCTTTTCTGGTCGCAGGAAACTTCACGTCTAAATATTAAACCAGATATTATAC TGTCAAAGAAGGATCAGAATTATCAAGCCACCAGACTTCATTTTGAAAATCTTATGAAAAGATATGGAAATcccataataattttaaatttaataaag ACGCACGAGAAGAAGCCTCGTGAATCCATACTTCGCTCCGAGTTTGCTAATGCAATAGATTTCATTAATAAAGATTTATCTGAGGAGGACAGGCTTAGGTTCCTTCACTGGGATCTGCACAAACATTTTCAAAG CAAAGCTACAAATGTGTTGATGCTTTTGGGCAAAGTGGCTTCATATGCCTTGACATTAACTGGTTTTTTCTACTGCCAAGTACCACCAACATTGAGGTCAGAAGATTATCTCAAATGGCCGTGTACTGA TAATGTCGATAAGGAAAGCTTGTCACCTGCTGGACATGTTGGTGATGAAAACGAGGATGCTAATAATTTAGAGAGGAAATCTAGTGGACGAGATAATGATGCTGATGGAAATAATTCTATCAAACCACCCATGTTGCAGAGGGGTGTGCTCAGGACCAATTGCATAGACTGCTTAGATCGCACAAATGTTGCTCAGTATGCATATGGGTTGGCTGCACTTGGCCGCCAGCTCCATGCTTTGGGAGTTATAGAACACCCAAGGATTGACATCAATGATCCCGTAGCTGATGATCTTATGGGGTTTTATGAGCGGATGGGTGATACACTTGCACATCAGTATGGTGGTTCTGCTGCACACAATAAG ATATTTTCGGAGAGGAGAGGCCAATGGAGAGCTGCAATACAGTCACAGGAGTTCTTTAGGACTCTTCAACGCTATTACAGCAATGCATATATGGATGCTGAGAAACAAGATGCAATTAATGT ATTCTTGGGAGATTTAGAGCCACATGGTAAACCTGCTCTATGGGAGTTGGGTGCAGATCAGCACTTTGATGCAGGGAGATATCGAGATGATGATGCAAG GTCAATTATGAAGAGATCCTTCTCAGACGGAAACATTCTTCGTGATACTTCTACACCTATGTCAGCACCGGATGCCAAGGATGAACAATTCTCAAATGCAAGCATGCCAGACCGATCTGGAGAAGCAAGCAAGCCCTTTTGCGAGTCATCTCCTGATATATCTACTACTGAGAGTGACATGTCATTTTCAAG GTATACTCCCTCAATGCCTCGGAGACAGCTTTTTGGAGACATGCAACGAGAACGCTTCCATGACAGTGACCATATTTACTATTCTGATCACGGGGATTCTTTCAGCTGCTCCAACTTTGTTGACTTGGATTGGCTATCTTCTTCTGGAAATTCATGTGAAGATGAGCTATATGACAG GTCATCAATTACCAACTCTCCAGTTACCGGGCTTTCTTCAGAAAATATTACCAATGGAATGGTAGAAGCTGCTCCATCCACTAGTGATTTGGCCAGTTCCAGCCTCAAG GGAAGGGAACGAGCTGAATCGGAGTTATCTTGCGGTAATGCACAAAATGATGCCAAGTCCAACGTGCCGGATGAATTCCCTGACACTTTTGTTGAATGGGTAACTTATGGTCAGACACTTTGCCATTGA